In Leguminivora glycinivorella isolate SPB_JAAS2020 chromosome 17, LegGlyc_1.1, whole genome shotgun sequence, the DNA window CTGCCGGCGTAGCCTAATGGCAATTGTCGGCGCTAAATGCCGACCGTAACGCAGCCTGgcactgtcgcgccaatacgcaagagcgatagagatagatagctgcgAGACAGATATTTTCAtgggcgtttgtgcatttggataCGTACACAGAACAGcataggtattatttatattagTGTTCTAACGCCCTTAAATGACGCAGGTAATGAAAGGCTACTGGAACAACGAGGCGGCAACCAAGGAGACACTGGATGCCGACGGCTGGCTACACACGGGCGACGTGGCTTACTACGACGACAACCAGTACTTCTACATCGTCGACCGCACCAAGGAGCTGATCAAGGTTAAGGGTAACCAGGTACGTACGATGGAGACACGATTTCAACTCatgagcaaacaaaggggcacCGAACAGCGACGTATGAGCCACCACGGGCGACGTGGCTTACTACGATGACGACCAGTATTTCTACATCGTCGACCCGCACCAAGGACCTGATCAAGGTTAGGAGTAACCAGGTATATATGTGCGATGGAGACACGATTTCAACTTTCAACACATGAGCAACCAAAGGGGCACTGAACAGCGACGTATGAGCTACACACGTGCGACGTGGCTTACTAAGTACAGGTGTGTACGACGGAGACACGATTTCAACTTTCAACGCATGAGCAACCAAAGGGGCACTGCACAGTGACGTATAAGCTACACACGGACGACGTGGCTTACTAAGTACGATGACGACCAGTACTTCTACATCGTCGACCGCACCAAGGAGCTGATCAAGGTTAAGGGTAACCAGATATGTACGATGGAATATAGATAAGTAGGTTAAACACACGATGGAAGACTTGTTGGTCAATTTAATATACCAGCAACCAATGCGCTATGCGCAGGCGACACAACATATAAGATACTACCAGCAGGCTTAGGagatgattgccgcgagatagactacccgtccttgtgtcattaatacaattagaagaaggcgtgtgatctatctcgcgccaatcatgtgctaaccctgctgtttGCCTATATTGATCAATACAGCATTCATCTTCGGTGAAATTATAATTCTCTGCTCCGAAAATCTCTTAGATAGATTTATTGCAACTTGCTCACAATCGCCGTTTACAAAACATTGTTCTTTAGTCAGAGGAACACCAGTTTTTGGTATGGTGTAAGTTATGTTTTCAATAATGAAATGTCTCTGTCCCAGGTATCTCCCACGGAGCTCGAAAGCGTAATAATGGAGCTGCCAGAAGTGGCCGACGTGGCGGTCGTAGGAGTCCCCCACGCCCTGGCCGGCGAGGTGCCCCGCGCCTTCGTCGTCCTCAAACCCAAGATGACTCTCACAGAGAAGCAAGTCTACGACCTTGTAGCCACTAAACTCACTAGGTACAAGCATCTCGAAGGAGGAGTCACTTTCCTAGACTCCATCCCGAGGAATGCCGCCGGTAAAATCATGAGGAACGAACTCAAAGTTAAAAGGTATACCCCTAAGAAGTGATTTGTAAATAACTTTATAGTATTATAGTGAATTGTATAGAAATACGAGCTGTGATTTTTTAGTATAATTACTATGGTTTATAGTAGAAgtattgtttgttattttatagtTAATTATAACTGAAAGGTATTATAGGTTTTATGTTATTCTGTTATGTCCCTGACAATCTTCCATGAAATGTATGATGGTCGAGGGCAAAGTATGAATGTAATAAATTGTTAAATaggtgaataaataaaataaatttattacaattatttgtttaattttcttATACATAATACTTAGCACACAGGTCTCATAGCTAAAACATGGGTCCCCATAAAGgataccaggccccgtagacgaatggcatttcggcaaaacgaagcgccgcaagagtgatagagatagttATCTACAAGAGATATtgtcgtgagtgtttgtgcattctGCTACGCACATTGGCATAAGTTATCtttcttaggccgttttcacattatccgatccaatattggatgtcggaagaatttcaatagaaaatatccaagagggcgcctgtaatgtatgggatattggtccgacatctgatatcagatcggataatgtgaaaacgcacttaatcgGCTGGGTTGCAGGTTATAGTCAGAGACCTTGATCCATAAATGACAAATGGTGAATCATGTTTCCAAAGTATGATTAAATGCAATATTTGTTGGCTCCTTTGTACTatctaataataaaattacaatcAACTAAGTACGAAAATTGTCTTCAGCCAGGCAGTGTTCCAATTTCGTTCGACTAATTCAGACATTTATGTCATAAATGTTGCTGACATTCTTTCTCATTTACTTATGTtggttattaaaaaaagatAGGTATGAGTTCAACGTCAGGTCCTCTTGATCAGTATAATGTCCATTACATTATTATTCTTAGGTTATAAATACCACATTAATAATTGAAAAATTGTTTATGAATCTCCTGCTTCCTCTATGCTTTCAGTCTTAGCCTCCTCTTTCTTTTCAATATCTGGTGTCTCTTTTACTTCTTCTGATGAAGTTTCTCCTTGACTAGGAGCTTCTGCTGGAGGTTGAGGAAGCCCCGAGCTTATATCAGAAATAGAATAGTTCTCTGACTCAATGACAGGTTGGGGTTCCTCTTTTTTCTCTTCGCAAGGTGGAATTTCTGGCTCCTTAATCTCCTCTTTCACAGGTTCCTCTAACTTAATACTTTCCTGGTTTGATTCTTCTTGGATTGTATCAGTATTATTTTCATCAGTTTTAGGAGAATTGCTATTTCCGTCTGTGTTGTCACATGATGATGAGCTTTCTTCACTAGATGTTGACACTTCAGAAATATGTTTCGGCTCTTCATCTTTTATTGTTGAATCTGAGCTACTCTCATCTGTAGACACTGGTTGTTCTGCTGCTGGTTCCTCTGCAGGCTTTATTTCAGGACTATCATCAGCCTTTTCAGACACCTCTACTTTTTGAGGAACCTCTTTTTCTGATTCTGCTGCTTGGTCTAATAGCTTTTGTTCAGTCATTTCTGCATCATCAACAGTTATTTCTGGGATTACTAAGGCTGGACTCTCAGACACGTCTGATTTCATTTCAACTTCTATTTTAGCTTCATCTACTACTGCAGTTGCTGGTGCTGTCTCAGTAGAGTCCAATTTCTCAGTAACTTCAGATGTCGGTATTTCAGGAATTGCATCACTACTTTTATTTTCCGGGACAGGTTCATCAGCACCAACATTAAGCTCTGGTGGAGTAACAGATTCATATTCAGTGGTTGTCTTGTCCTGAGTTTCCATTGGCGTATTTTGTTTAGCTTGAAGGCGAGCCTCTATATCGTCTACTGAAATATGTGTGTCTGAAGAGCTTGGTTGTGGTTCAGAGCTTTGTTGTTCCGCATTCTCCTTCCAAGACATATCCTCCATTTCCACGTCGACGTTATATTCAGAGTTGCTGTCGGACCCGTTTACAACTGGCTCTACGGCTTCTCCGTTCTCAGGCTCGGGATGGCGTTGAGCTCCAGGCTCTCGTGTGCTAACAACTAGTATGTTCTTCTCGATAGCCCTCATGAATTTGTCTATTCTATTGTACTGTTTACGAGGGAACGTCAACAGCTCACAGATTCTTTGAACGGTAAATGGTGCTGATGTAAAAGCGTCTAGGCGTTCTAGCAAGCTATTCTTCATAATGTCATAGTTAAACGGGTCCACGTTGGGGTACGGCGGGATATCGACACCCGGGGTAGTCTCATAGAAGTCAGTTATAACGTTCAAGAGCTTCTCTTTGAATAAACATTTCACTAAAGGCCACTGGTACACGGGATCACCGGTACGCGCTACGTATGCTAAGTATTCGTTGAGTTCCTGGGGAATAGTTTTAGGCTTTCGCTTTGAAAAGTCTTCTAGGAAATGAAAAATTTCTTCGGCATTTTCCATTTTGTATCGTTTTCTTATAGAACTAACTGATATAAACACAATTTACTCAGAAGAATTCACAAAAAGAGAAGATAGCCTACACAGCAAAGATGCTTTTCTGCAATGAATGAGTGTCTGAGTGAGTCAGTGAACGATTTCATTTCACACTGTCAATCAATGCCACAGACTGTATACAGTGATATTCcgttttttgacgtgataacgtctaataactcgttactacgggctgcatgcacgaaaaagatgacgtcattgtcccgttcctcaaggccaccaagcaagagcaagtggtttgtgtatggacAGTTGGGGTataagcaaaaggggcccgattttaggacagaaaatttttgttaaaaattttcatttattatttttgagtgtttgtaatttaaaaacaagaaagattgcattaaaataagcatcttttatagaatgaagttgcttgaaaacctacttatttaggagttagagcagtacgaagttgcgaattttcccatagtatttactaaggcgccagacagaaaatttacgatgattttttttttaccaatataacctatgttaatagtgataaatcatatagaacacgtttaaataaggatgttttgttgtataaactttttcttttccattaatatttactgagatattagggttctaagattagtaaatggcaataaaattaacgcgtgtctcgcaaacggtctaggatacaaaatgacgacttttatacagggtgattcatgagtcgtgagcaggagtgaacagggtactggggagggtcacgctgagcaactttcataatggggcaatactgaattgtgattatttttcttaactatgacttaattgataagtacttaattgatagctaattatcaattacgttctaattatgacttaattgatgattaactatcaattaagtcatagttaaggaaaaaaattatcacaatttagtgttgccccattatgaaagttgctcagtgtgaccctccccagtaccctgttcactcctgctcacgactcatgaatcaccctgtataggtataggttaggttcgttaggtatcttcaaacggccgaaggccaaactgcacagaataggagccccgtcgatatcgctttctgtctctggcgccttagtaatgctacgggaaaattttgcaactttgcaccactctaactcctaaattagtaggtttttaaaaaactttaatttataaaagatgcttattttaatgcattctttcaaataagaacaaaaaaacgtgaaaaaagtcccagaatcgggccccttttgctatactctgaccgcccctgtctatactactgtaatgtttgacgttatcacgttaaactaccgtccgtaaaccgactttacagacaaccaattttttttcatagctTATTTTTGTGTGATTCTTTTTGGATTCTTTATAATAGAGCGTCAGACTCTTGACCAAACTCTTGACTTTGAAAACGTTTAACACACTAAAAACCGAATTTTAGTAACAAATGTTCTAAGTTaaatcttaaataaaaaaagttggttgtctgtaaagtcggtttacggacggtagtttgacgtgataacgtcaaacattacagtagtatagacaggggcggctcactccgcgattctatcgccgcgctacaaagtACATGcttgcggccgcgagttcgcggcctaataaTGAGTGGCGC includes these proteins:
- the LOC125235119 gene encoding serine/threonine-protein phosphatase 4 regulatory subunit 2; its protein translation is MENAEEIFHFLEDFSKRKPKTIPQELNEYLAYVARTGDPVYQWPLVKCLFKEKLLNVITDFYETTPGVDIPPYPNVDPFNYDIMKNSLLERLDAFTSAPFTVQRICELLTFPRKQYNRIDKFMRAIEKNILVVSTREPGAQRHPEPENGEAVEPVVNGSDSNSEYNVDVEMEDMSWKENAEQQSSEPQPSSSDTHISVDDIEARLQAKQNTPMETQDKTTTEYESVTPPELNVGADEPVPENKSSDAIPEIPTSEVTEKLDSTETAPATAVVDEAKIEVEMKSDVSESPALVIPEITVDDAEMTEQKLLDQAAESEKEVPQKVEVSEKADDSPEIKPAEEPAAEQPVSTDESSSDSTIKDEEPKHISEVSTSSEESSSSCDNTDGNSNSPKTDENNTDTIQEESNQESIKLEEPVKEEIKEPEIPPCEEKKEEPQPVIESENYSISDISSGLPQPPAEAPSQGETSSEEVKETPDIEKKEEAKTESIEEAGDS